In one Brevibacillus composti genomic region, the following are encoded:
- a CDS encoding adenine phosphoribosyltransferase, with product MDFKSYIRVVPDFPQPGIRFKDITTLLKDGPAYKAAIEELTTFAREVQADVVAGPEARGFVVGAPLSFAMGIGFIPVRKSGKLPYESIKAEYNLEYGKDALAIHVDAIQPGQRVLIADDLLATGGTITSTIKLIEQLGGVVVGAAFLIELSYLEGRQKLGDIPVKSLVVY from the coding sequence ATGGATTTTAAATCGTACATTCGCGTGGTTCCCGATTTTCCGCAGCCAGGCATTCGCTTCAAAGACATCACCACCCTGTTGAAGGATGGTCCGGCCTACAAGGCGGCGATCGAGGAGCTGACCACTTTTGCCCGCGAAGTGCAGGCTGATGTCGTCGCGGGACCGGAAGCGCGAGGATTTGTCGTGGGCGCGCCGCTCTCTTTTGCGATGGGCATCGGCTTCATTCCGGTGCGCAAATCGGGCAAACTGCCTTATGAATCGATTAAGGCCGAATACAATCTGGAGTACGGCAAAGATGCGTTGGCGATTCACGTGGATGCCATCCAGCCGGGGCAGCGCGTGCTGATCGCCGACGATTTGCTCGCGACAGGAGGCACGATCACCTCGACGATCAAACTGATCGAGCAACTGGGCGGTGTCGTCGTCGGAGCGGCTTTCCTGATCGAGCTCTCTTACCTGGAAGGACGGCAAAAGCTGGGGGACATACCGGTCAAGTCCCTCGTCGTATACTAA
- the recJ gene encoding single-stranded-DNA-specific exonuclease RecJ has product MLRAKTRWQLAAYDQETADLIARECGLAPLVAKLLVIRGIDSPERAREFMEAGPELFHDPFALYGMEESVFRIRQAIERGEPICIYGDYDADGVSSTSLMVHLMRRMGASFDTYIPNRFTEGYGLHRDAISELKERGFKLIVTVDTGISAVEQVDHAKKLGLDVIVTDHHEPPEVIPEAFAVINPKQPACSYPFDMLAGVGVAFKLAHALLKEPPLDLADLAALGTIADLVPLVDENRILARLGLKRLNQTRNVGLQALIKVSGLSDKEMLTAGHVGFALGPRLNAGGRLETAAAAVKLLTTEDVQEAEEAAKQLDDLNRERQELVESITEEAVRMVQEKYPLDENRVLVLAKEGWNVGVVGIVASRLVEKFYRPTIVLGIDPEKGIAKGSARSITGFDMYEALTACKEWLPHYGGHTMAAGMTLPVDNLEPFRKQLNQLGSEWLTEEDLIPLTRVDVALEVGDINLETADQLEQLAPFGMGNPTPLVLVEDVEAAGMRAIGRDQTHLKCSLVKGSEQIDAIGFNWAQIVPQVTPKARYRIVGELSVNEWNGNRKPQMTIRDLSIPHRQVFDWRGCRDKQDRWRRMQESGNTRTLLFRQESYEELLPVATLSGRADTLVHLASVRGDAAGAEADTVILYDLPKTRSDLMRVAPHLERAERIYCLFGDPDLGLERLSCPGREEFKLVYQFFMQVQRVQRVHLDAMARRLKLKRDVLEGMLAVLVELEFIKQEPDAFRLHPEAAKRPLESSRLYIEWREESELATELLLSSYDSLVTHFQQQVAATTS; this is encoded by the coding sequence ATGCTGAGAGCGAAAACACGCTGGCAATTGGCTGCGTATGACCAAGAGACGGCGGACTTGATTGCCCGCGAGTGCGGCTTGGCTCCGCTCGTCGCGAAGCTGCTGGTGATTCGCGGGATCGATTCCCCCGAACGCGCAAGAGAATTTATGGAGGCAGGCCCGGAGCTCTTCCATGATCCCTTTGCCTTGTACGGCATGGAAGAGAGTGTCTTTCGCATCCGTCAGGCCATCGAACGGGGAGAGCCGATCTGTATCTACGGAGACTACGATGCAGACGGTGTCAGCTCCACTTCATTGATGGTGCATCTCATGAGACGGATGGGGGCCTCTTTTGATACCTATATTCCCAATCGTTTTACAGAAGGATACGGCTTACATAGGGACGCCATTTCAGAATTGAAAGAACGCGGCTTCAAGCTGATCGTCACGGTCGATACGGGGATCAGCGCGGTAGAGCAGGTGGACCATGCAAAAAAACTGGGGCTGGACGTCATCGTCACAGACCACCACGAACCTCCGGAGGTGATCCCGGAGGCATTTGCTGTGATCAATCCCAAACAGCCGGCCTGCAGCTATCCCTTCGATATGCTGGCAGGCGTCGGCGTGGCCTTTAAACTGGCTCACGCCCTGCTGAAGGAGCCGCCTCTCGACCTCGCCGACCTGGCGGCACTGGGAACGATCGCTGATTTGGTGCCGCTCGTCGATGAAAATCGCATCCTGGCCAGACTCGGACTGAAGCGGCTGAACCAGACGCGCAATGTCGGGCTGCAGGCTTTGATTAAGGTGAGCGGACTTTCTGACAAGGAGATGCTGACCGCCGGACATGTCGGGTTTGCCCTCGGTCCGCGGTTAAATGCGGGGGGCCGCCTGGAGACAGCGGCCGCGGCGGTGAAGCTCTTGACGACCGAAGACGTGCAGGAAGCGGAGGAAGCAGCCAAGCAGCTGGACGACCTGAACCGGGAACGCCAGGAGCTGGTGGAGAGCATCACTGAGGAAGCGGTCCGCATGGTGCAGGAAAAGTACCCGCTGGATGAAAATAGGGTGCTCGTGCTGGCCAAGGAAGGCTGGAATGTCGGAGTCGTGGGCATCGTCGCTTCCCGGCTGGTAGAAAAATTCTACCGGCCGACAATCGTGCTCGGGATCGATCCGGAAAAGGGCATCGCCAAAGGTTCGGCCCGGAGCATCACCGGCTTTGACATGTACGAGGCTTTGACCGCTTGCAAGGAGTGGCTGCCGCATTACGGCGGACATACGATGGCGGCCGGGATGACGCTTCCTGTGGATAACCTGGAGCCTTTTCGCAAACAGCTAAACCAATTGGGCAGCGAATGGCTCACAGAGGAAGACCTGATCCCGTTGACACGCGTGGACGTCGCCCTGGAGGTAGGAGATATCAATTTGGAGACGGCCGATCAACTGGAGCAGCTCGCTCCGTTTGGCATGGGCAATCCGACGCCGCTGGTCCTGGTCGAGGACGTGGAAGCGGCGGGAATGCGGGCCATCGGCCGGGATCAGACCCATCTGAAATGTTCGCTGGTCAAGGGAAGCGAGCAAATCGACGCCATCGGCTTTAATTGGGCGCAAATCGTCCCGCAGGTGACGCCAAAGGCGCGCTACCGGATCGTCGGGGAATTGTCGGTCAACGAGTGGAACGGCAACCGCAAACCGCAGATGACGATCCGCGATCTGTCCATCCCCCATCGGCAAGTCTTCGATTGGCGAGGCTGCCGGGATAAACAGGACAGATGGAGAAGGATGCAGGAGAGCGGAAATACCCGCACCTTGCTGTTCCGTCAGGAGAGCTATGAGGAGCTGCTTCCGGTCGCCACGTTGTCGGGGCGGGCCGACACCCTGGTCCATCTCGCATCTGTACGGGGAGATGCCGCCGGAGCGGAGGCGGACACCGTCATCCTCTACGATCTGCCCAAGACGCGCAGCGACCTGATGAGGGTAGCGCCACATCTGGAGAGAGCGGAGAGGATCTACTGCCTGTTTGGCGATCCCGATCTGGGGCTGGAGCGGCTGTCCTGCCCGGGACGAGAAGAGTTTAAGCTGGTGTATCAATTTTTCATGCAAGTGCAACGGGTCCAGCGCGTTCACCTGGATGCGATGGCACGCAGATTGAAGCTGAAGCGGGATGTGTTGGAAGGAATGCTGGCTGTGCTGGTGGAACTCGAGTTCATCAAACAGGAGCCCGATGCCTTCCGGCTGCATCCGGAAGCGGCAAAACGGCCGCTGGAAAGCTCCCGCTTGTATATAGAATGGAGGGAAGAGAGCGAACTTGCGACAGAGCTTTTGCTTTCTTCCTATGATTCATTGGTTACCCATTTTCAGCAGCAGGTGGCAGCGACCACCTCGTAG
- a CDS encoding cation diffusion facilitator family transporter produces the protein MDNRTARAQFGAWVGIVGNIALAAAKLFIGLMAKSQALVADAVHSASDVVGSVAVLIGLKAAERPPDEDHPYGHGKAESIAAIIVSVLLAIVGFEIGSSSVKSLFSPLAAPAFIAVWAAVGSMIIKEWMFRYKYKLGKELNSPSLIANAWEHRSDVFSSFAALIGIGGAILGGRYGIPWLLYLDPLAGIFVSALVLKMAYGLLMESIHNTLDHVLHEDQSVELRQAIASVEGVMRIDSLRAREHGHYQIVDVKIGVDPQITVEEGHRIGKRVKHWVLDRFPQVRDVFIHVNPCDPKPAEAENRPRE, from the coding sequence TTGGAGCGTGGGTGGGGATCGTCGGCAATATTGCCTTGGCGGCTGCCAAGCTGTTCATCGGGCTTATGGCCAAATCCCAGGCGCTGGTTGCCGATGCTGTGCATTCTGCGTCCGATGTGGTCGGCTCGGTAGCGGTTTTGATTGGACTGAAAGCGGCGGAGCGTCCTCCTGACGAGGATCATCCCTACGGTCATGGGAAAGCGGAGTCCATCGCGGCGATCATCGTGTCCGTTCTACTCGCGATCGTCGGCTTTGAAATCGGTTCGTCCTCGGTAAAATCCCTGTTTTCTCCTTTGGCGGCTCCAGCTTTTATCGCGGTCTGGGCGGCCGTCGGCTCGATGATCATCAAAGAATGGATGTTTCGCTACAAATACAAGCTGGGCAAAGAGCTGAACAGCCCCTCCCTGATCGCCAATGCCTGGGAGCATCGCTCTGACGTCTTTTCTTCTTTCGCTGCCCTGATCGGGATTGGCGGTGCGATACTCGGCGGGCGTTACGGCATCCCCTGGCTGCTCTACCTCGACCCGCTCGCAGGTATTTTCGTCTCCGCGCTCGTCCTGAAAATGGCGTACGGCCTGTTGATGGAATCCATTCACAACACCCTGGATCACGTCCTGCACGAAGACCAGTCGGTCGAATTGCGCCAAGCGATTGCATCCGTCGAGGGCGTGATGCGGATCGACTCGCTGCGGGCTCGGGAGCACGGGCATTACCAGATCGTCGACGTGAAAATCGGCGTGGATCCCCAGATCACGGTGGAAGAGGGACATCGCATCGGCAAACGGGTGAAACACTGGGTGCTGGACCGCTTTCCCCAGGTCAGAGATGTGTTCATTCACGTCAATCCCTGCGATCCAAAGCCTGCCGAGGCAGAAAATCGGCCAAGGGAATAA